One Candidatus Hydrogenedentota bacterium genomic window, CAAATCCCCCGTCTGGAGGGCGCTCTGGAAGGCTGTGACCCCCTCCGCGCCGCCCATCAGGTCGTACAGTTCGGTCATGTACGCCAGCGCGCCCACCACGCGGGGCTCGTTCATGGTGCAGGTCCGGCCGTCCGGTGTTAAATAGTCGCCGCCGTTGAGCCAGCCATAGATGCACAGCCATGAGTTCCCATAATTCGGAATGAATCCCACTTGGCGGAGTTTGCCCGCGTTGTCATAGGCGGACATGATCCGCGTCGCATCGCGCAATTGTTCCCAAGTCGTTGGGGGTCCGACCTTTGCGGGGTCGTTCGGGTCCACGCAGCCGACGGCAATCAGTTCGTCCGCGTACTTTTCCAGCACATCCAGATTGTAATAAAGGGCGCGGATGTCGGTGTCCGAGGGCACGGCGTAAAGGGTGTCCCGGTAGATGGACTCGTTCCAGCAGGGCTCAAAAAAGGTTTCTGGTCGCAGAGTCCAGGGATCGTCCGGGCGTTCGCGCAGGTCGCGTTCGAGGAATTCTTGCAACGGGAGAAAGGCGCCCCGCGCGGCCCACTCGCTCACGGCGAAGCGGTCAAACCAGACCACGTCCGGCGGGTCCCCCCCCGCCACGGCGCAGAGGAGGCGCTGCGGGTCCTCGGTGCGGTTGATGGACGCGCTCTGTCCCATGACCACGCGGATATGGGGCCGCCCGCCCTCACCGTTGTGCATCGCCTCGAAGTCCAGCACGGGGTCAATGGACAACAGGTCCGTCTCATTGCCCCAGTACTGAAGCACAACGGGTTCCGCCGCGCCCGCCGCCAGACACGCCAGCAACAGCGCGGCCGCCGACAGCACCCCTCTTCCGGACCTGTGCGCCATCGTGACTCCCGGGATGGTTTTCATGCGGGCCGCGAAAAAGAGTGTAACGCATTGTGTGAAAACGATCCACCTGGCCGCAGCGCGGCCAATGGGCACGGCCAGTCATGAAAGGGTCCGGGGAACAAATGACGATGTTTACACACTATTCCATGGCTTGAATTATTTCAATGCGCCGGCTCTTAAGGCCCCCAAATAAGCCATACAAACACGGATGCCGGAATAATGGCCGCAAGGGTGAATGGAATGGATATCTTCCCGAACTCCCAAAATGTGACCGTCTGCCCCTCTTTTCTGAGCAATCCGACGCCCACAATGTTGGCGGATGCGCCGATGGGGGTGATGTTGCCCCCCAGACTTGCGCCGAGAAGCAGTCCGAAAAGAAACAGAGCCGGCTCCGTGTCCATGTCGCGCGCGAGCGCGCCCGCGACCGGAAGCATGGCCGCCAGAAACGGCACGTTGTCAATGAATCCTGAAAAGACCATTGAGAACAGCACCAAGACCACGTAGCCCCAAAACACATTGCCGCCAATCATGCCGGCAATAAGCTGCGCGATGACATCCACCCATCCGGTTGCCGTCAGGCTCTCGACAATCACAAAGATGCCCATCAGGAAAAAGGTGGTGTCCCAGTCAAGCCGGCGCATGCCGGCCAAAACCCTTCCCGGATCCCGCAGGAGTCCCGGCACCAGCATTCCGACCCCGAACGCCATGCACAGCGTGCCGGCCAGCCACTTAAACTCTTTATCAAAAAAACTGGAGCCTGCCAGGGCCATGATGAGCACGCCCAGGAGCATGGTGGGCCACCATGATTCCACCGTTTCAACGGGCGCCACCGCGCCCTTTTCGCGGTGCCTGCGGAAGATGAAATAGAGGACGACAAAGGACGCGAGCGCGCCGACCTGTGTGGCGAAGAACATGCTGGGCTTTCCCTGGTACACAAAGAAATCCAGGAAGGTCATGCGCGCATAGCCGCCAAGAAGCATGCTCGGCGGGTCGCCGATAAGGGTGGCCGCGCCCTGCAGATTGCTGGCGACGGCGATGGCGACAATCATGGAGAAGGGGTTTAGTTTGAGTTTTTTCGCGAGAGAAATGGCGACAGGCGCGACGATGAGCAGTGTCGCCACGTTTTCCACAATGGCGGAGAGGGCGCTGGTCATAAGGCAGATGAAGAGAATGGCCCACGCCGTGTTTGGCGCGCGGTTGACGATCACCTCCGCAAACCAGGCCGGAAAACGGCTTTCTATGAAGACATCCGCGACTATCAGCATGCCCACGAAGATGCCTATGACATTCCAGTTCACCGAATGAAGCGCCTCCCCGGGCGTGAGTGTCCCCGAAAGCACAAGCAGGGATGCGGCCGCAATGGCGACGATGCTGCGCCGGTTGGGCAGAAACACAAACAGCACATATGCCGCGATGAACACGGCGAGAACGACGGCCCTTTCCATGCAGAGGCATTCCTCAGGTTCTGGCATTCGTAAAATCCGCCAATTTTTACCGGCAACGCGGAAAAAGGCGGGGTATTCACCGGATTATTTTGA contains:
- a CDS encoding TRAP transporter large permease subunit, which translates into the protein MERAVVLAVFIAAYVLFVFLPNRRSIVAIAAASLLVLSGTLTPGEALHSVNWNVIGIFVGMLIVADVFIESRFPAWFAEVIVNRAPNTAWAILFICLMTSALSAIVENVATLLIVAPVAISLAKKLKLNPFSMIVAIAVASNLQGAATLIGDPPSMLLGGYARMTFLDFFVYQGKPSMFFATQVGALASFVVLYFIFRRHREKGAVAPVETVESWWPTMLLGVLIMALAGSSFFDKEFKWLAGTLCMAFGVGMLVPGLLRDPGRVLAGMRRLDWDTTFFLMGIFVIVESLTATGWVDVIAQLIAGMIGGNVFWGYVVLVLFSMVFSGFIDNVPFLAAMLPVAGALARDMDTEPALFLFGLLLGASLGGNITPIGASANIVGVGLLRKEGQTVTFWEFGKISIPFTLAAIIPASVFVWLIWGP